From the genome of Sphingomonas sp. HMP6, one region includes:
- a CDS encoding quinone-dependent dihydroorotate dehydrogenase, whose amino-acid sequence MLFSLLRPALFAIEAERAHTLTIQMLAAAPRFSRGNAPASLRTTVAGLDFLNPVGLAAGVDKDGRAIDGFFGFGFGSVEIGTLTPLPQPGNPKPRLFRLVEDAAVINRMGFNNGGLAAALPRASAAKRRGVLGINVGANKDAADRIADYVHGVSAAAAVADYITVNISSPNTPGLRDLQHGSELTDLLAACDAARRAPIERPRLFLKVAPDLDAVAIDAIARAATEHHIDALIVSNTTISRPSLRSSHASETGGLSGAPLAILARQRLTDFRQATGGTMPLISVGGIDSADEAYARIRAGASLVQLYTALVYHGPGLARRIVRGLAENLHRDGFATVAEAVGTASQSA is encoded by the coding sequence ATGCTGTTCTCGCTCCTCCGCCCGGCCCTGTTCGCGATCGAAGCGGAGCGTGCGCATACGCTCACGATCCAGATGCTCGCGGCGGCACCGCGATTTTCGCGCGGCAACGCCCCCGCAAGTTTGCGCACGACGGTCGCGGGCCTCGACTTTCTCAATCCGGTCGGGCTGGCGGCGGGGGTCGACAAGGATGGCCGTGCGATCGACGGATTCTTCGGATTCGGGTTTGGCAGCGTCGAGATCGGCACGCTCACGCCCCTGCCCCAGCCGGGCAACCCGAAGCCGCGGTTGTTCCGGCTGGTCGAGGATGCGGCGGTCATCAACCGCATGGGCTTCAACAACGGCGGCCTTGCCGCTGCGTTGCCGCGCGCATCGGCAGCGAAGCGGCGCGGCGTCCTCGGCATCAATGTCGGCGCGAACAAGGATGCCGCCGACCGCATCGCCGATTATGTCCACGGTGTCTCGGCGGCGGCGGCGGTCGCGGACTACATCACCGTCAACATCAGTTCCCCCAACACGCCGGGCTTGCGCGATTTGCAGCATGGATCGGAGCTTACCGACCTGCTCGCCGCCTGCGACGCCGCACGACGCGCGCCGATCGAGCGTCCGCGCCTGTTCCTGAAGGTCGCGCCCGATCTCGACGCGGTGGCGATCGACGCGATCGCACGCGCCGCAACCGAGCATCATATCGACGCGCTGATCGTCAGCAACACGACCATTTCGCGCCCGTCGCTGCGCTCCTCCCACGCGAGCGAAACGGGCGGCCTGTCCGGCGCACCGCTCGCCATCCTCGCACGCCAGCGCCTGACCGATTTCCGCCAGGCGACCGGGGGAACGATGCCATTGATCTCGGTCGGCGGCATCGACAGCGCCGACGAAGCCTATGCCCGCATTCGCGCCGGTGCGAGCCTGGTGCAACTCTACACAGCGCTTGTGTACCACGGCCCCGGCCTCGCCCGCCGTATTGTGCGCGGCCTTGCGGAAAACCTGCACCGCGACGGCTTCGCGACTGTCGCTGAAGCCGTGGGCACCGCTTCGCAAAGCGCTTAA